The following are encoded in a window of Conger conger chromosome 19, fConCon1.1, whole genome shotgun sequence genomic DNA:
- the LOC133118995 gene encoding dual specificity protein phosphatase 6-like encodes MLDKFKPVHFDSVMAISKTVEWLKEQLETRRDCLLLMDCRTQELYESSHVETAINVAIPSLMLRRLKKGNLPMKSLLANGEDREKFARRCKTDTIVLYDEYSRDWNENVDGGSVLGLLLRRMKDEGYKAFYLEGGFSKFQAEFPALCDTNLDSSSGSSSPSAHVLGLGGLRISSDSSDIESDIDRDPNSATDSDGSPLSNPQPSFPVEILPHLYLGCAKDSTNLDILEEYGIKYILNVTPNLPNLFENAGEFKYKQIPISDHWSQNLSQFFPEAISFIDEARSQECGVLVHCLAGISRSVTVTVAYLMQKLNLSMNDAYDIVKTKKSNISPNFNFMGQLLDFERTLGLASPCDNRVPAASPQAPLYFTTPTNHNVFQLDPLEST; translated from the exons ATGCTCGATAAATTTAAACCCGTTCATTTCGATTCGGTAATGGCAATCAGCAAGACCGTGGAATGGCTGAAGGAGCAGCTCGAGACGCGCAGGGACTGCCTGCTTCTGATGGACTGCCGAACCCAGGAGCTGTACGAGTCGTCGCACGTCGAGACTGCGATAAACGTGGCCATCCCCAGCCTCATGCTCCGGCGGCTAAAGAAGGGTAACCTACCGATGAAGTCCCTCCTGGCGAACGGAGAGGACCGGGAGAAATTCGCGCGGAGGTGCAAGACGGATACCATCGTGCTCTACGACGAATACAGCCGAGATTGGAACGAAAATGTCGACGGGGGCTCGGTCCTAGGACTGCTGCTTCGGAGAATGAAAGACGAAGGATACAAGGCTTTTTACTTAGAAG GCGGCTTCAGCAAATTTCAAGCCGAGTTCCCTGCCTTGTGCGACACGAATTTGGACAGCTCGTCCGGCAGCAGCTCTCCGAGTGCCCACGTTCTAGGGCTAGGCGGCCTGCGGATCAGCTCCGATTCCTCCGACATCGAGTCGGACATCGACCGCGACCCCAACAGCGCCACCGACTCGGACGGAAGTCCCCTGTCGAACCCACAGCCCTCTTTCCCCGTGGAGATCCTGCCTCACCTCTACCTGGGGTGCGCCAAGGATTCCACCAATCTGGACATTTTGGAAGAGTACGGGATCAAGTACATCCTGAACGTGACGCCCAACCTCCCTAATTTGTTTGAGAACGCCGGGGAGTTCAAGTACAAACAGATCCCCATCTCGGATCACTGGAGCCAGAATCTCTCACAGTTCTTCCCAGAGGCTATCAGCTTCATCG ACGAGGCTCGCAGCCAGGAGTGCGGGGTGCTGGTGCACTGCCTGGCGGGAATCAGCCGCTCCGTCACGGTGACCGTGGCCTACCTCATGCAGAAGCTCAACCTCTCCATGAACGACGCCTACGACATCGTCAAGACCAAGAAGTCCAACATCTCGCCCAACTTCAACTTCATGGGCCAGCTGCTGGACTTCGAGCGCACCCTGGGCCTGGCGAGCCCCTGCGACAACCGCGTCCCGGCGGCCTCCCCCCAGGCCCCCCTCTACTTCACCACGCCCACCAACCACAACGTCTTTCAGCTGGACCCCCTGGAGTCCACGTGA